A single genomic interval of Lathyrus oleraceus cultivar Zhongwan6 chromosome 7, CAAS_Psat_ZW6_1.0, whole genome shotgun sequence harbors:
- the LOC127101513 gene encoding protein HIGH CHLOROPHYLL FLUORESCENCE PHENOTYPE 173, chloroplastic isoform X1, whose product MEFCSTTLSFSSSTSVLNSQSPKFPKRNFCQKISNPTLPKPFLQIYGKPHKLIYEQNSTKLSPRTHRASISAKSGRQNWDLGRFIKTLYFFNGPPSPAKFFDFLVGKLSSTSPSVSVNSMGTSDIVLVAGATGGVGRRVVDVLRKKGIPVRVLVRNEEKARKMLGSDVDLVVGDITKDSTLIPEYFKGVKKVINAVSVIVGPKEGDTPDRAKYSQGIKFFEPEIKGDSPEKVEYIGMRNLIKAVKNNLGLRKGKLLFGFEGESYRQLSWGALDDVVMGGVSESTFQIDSNGSENGGPTGVFKGVVSSANNGGFTSIRTKNFSEPEDLSAYDGLEFRLKGDGRRYKVIIRTSPDWDALGYTAGFNTEKGKWQSIQLPFSSLRPIFRARTVSDAPQFDASNIASLQLMFSKFEYDGKLNETFAEGPFELPVSSIKAYINDPITPRFVHVGSAGVTRPERPGLDLSKQPPAVRLNKELDYILTFKLKGEDSIRESGIPYTIVRPCALTEEPAGADLIFDQGDNITGKISREEVAQMCVAALQSPYACDKTFEVKSVIPFSEPFTVDPENPPPEKDYDIYFKSLKEGITGKEALQQNPIPV is encoded by the exons ATGGAATTTTGTTCCACAACTCTTTCTTTCTCTTCTTCCACTTCTGTTCTCAATTCTCAG AGCCCTAAATTTCCTAAAAGGAATTTCTGTCAGAAAATTTCAAACCCTACATTGCCTAAACCATTTCTTCAAATATATGGTAAACCTCACAAATTAATTTATgaacaaaactcaacaaaactTTCTCCTAGAACACATAGAGCATCCATATCAGCTAAATCCGGAAGACAAAATTGGGATTTAGGAAGATTTATTAAAACTTTATACTTCTTCAATGGTCCTCCATCTCCTGCTAAG TTCTTTGACTTTCTAGTTGGGAAACTATCCAGTACTTCCCCTAGTGTATCGGTTAACTCCATGGGGACTTCCGATATTGTTCTTGTTGCTGGAGCTACCGGTGGTGTTGGTCGAAGAGTGGTTGATGTGTTACGGAAGAAAGGAATTCCTGTCCGAGTATTG GTTAGAAATGAAGAGAAAGCAAGAAAGATGTTAGGCTCAGATGTTGACTTG GTTGTTGGAGACATTACAAAAGATAGTACTTTGATCCCTGAATACTTTAAAGGAGTGAAGAAAGTGATCAACGCCGTTTCTGTTATTGTTGGCCCTAAAGAAGGAGACACTCCAGACAGAGCGAAATACAGCCAA GGAATTAAGTTCTTCGAGCCAGAG ATAAAAGGCGATTCACCAGAAAAGGTAGAGTACATAGGAATGAGAAATTTGATCAAGGCCGTGAAGAACAACCTTGGACTTCGAAAGGGAAAGCTATTATTTGGATTTGAAG GCGAAAGTTACAGGCAGCTTTCTTGGGGCGCTTTAGATGATGTGGTAATGGGTGGAGTTAGTGAAAGTACTTTTCAGATTGATTCAAATGGTAGTGAAAATGGTGGACCAACCGGGGTTTTTAAAG GTGTTGTTTCATCGGCAAATAATGGTGGCTTTACAAGTATCAGAACAAAG AATTTTTCAGAACCTGAGGATCTCTCTGCATATGATGGTTTGGAGTTCCGTCTAAAAGGTGATGGGCGTAGATATAAGGTCATTATACGCACAAGCCCTGATTGGGATGCTCTTGGGTACACTGCAGGCTTTAACACAGAGAAAGGCAAATGGCAATCG ATTCAATTGCCATTTTCTTCCCTGAGGCCCATATTTCGAGCAAGGACTGTGTCTGATGCTCCGCAATTTGATGCCAGCAACATTGCATCACTGCAG CTCATGTTCAGCAAGTTTGAATATGATGGTAAATTAAACGAGACTTTTGCGGAAGGTCCGTTTGAGCTTCCAGTGTCTAGCATAAAGGCATATATAAATGATCCAATAACTCCTAG ATTTGTACATGTGGGCTCAGCGGGAGTTACCAGACCGGAAAGGCCCGGACTTGATCTAAGTAAACAGCCTCCTGCAGTTCGATTAAACAAGGAACTGGATTATATCCTCACATTTAAACTAAAG GGTGAGGATTCAATCCGAGAAAGTGGCATTCCATATACGATCGTTAGGCCTTGTGCGCTAACTGAAGAACCTGCTGGAGCTGATCTAATCTTTGATCAAGGAGATAATATTACG GGTAAAATATCAAGGGAAGAGGTTGCTCAAATGTGCGTAGCTGCACTTCAAAGCCCTTATGCTTGTGATAAAACATTTGAG GTGAAAAGTGTTATTCCGTTTAGCGAGCCATTTACGGTGGATCCCGAAAATCCTCCTCCAGAGAAGGACTATGACATATACTTTAAAAGTTTAAAAGAAGGCATAACTGGGAAGGAAGCCCTCCAACAAAATCCTATACCTGTTTAA
- the LOC127101513 gene encoding protein HIGH CHLOROPHYLL FLUORESCENCE PHENOTYPE 173, chloroplastic isoform X2: MGTSDIVLVAGATGGVGRRVVDVLRKKGIPVRVLVRNEEKARKMLGSDVDLVVGDITKDSTLIPEYFKGVKKVINAVSVIVGPKEGDTPDRAKYSQGIKFFEPEIKGDSPEKVEYIGMRNLIKAVKNNLGLRKGKLLFGFEGESYRQLSWGALDDVVMGGVSESTFQIDSNGSENGGPTGVFKGVVSSANNGGFTSIRTKNFSEPEDLSAYDGLEFRLKGDGRRYKVIIRTSPDWDALGYTAGFNTEKGKWQSIQLPFSSLRPIFRARTVSDAPQFDASNIASLQLMFSKFEYDGKLNETFAEGPFELPVSSIKAYINDPITPRFVHVGSAGVTRPERPGLDLSKQPPAVRLNKELDYILTFKLKGEDSIRESGIPYTIVRPCALTEEPAGADLIFDQGDNITGKISREEVAQMCVAALQSPYACDKTFEVKSVIPFSEPFTVDPENPPPEKDYDIYFKSLKEGITGKEALQQNPIPV; the protein is encoded by the exons ATGGGGACTTCCGATATTGTTCTTGTTGCTGGAGCTACCGGTGGTGTTGGTCGAAGAGTGGTTGATGTGTTACGGAAGAAAGGAATTCCTGTCCGAGTATTG GTTAGAAATGAAGAGAAAGCAAGAAAGATGTTAGGCTCAGATGTTGACTTG GTTGTTGGAGACATTACAAAAGATAGTACTTTGATCCCTGAATACTTTAAAGGAGTGAAGAAAGTGATCAACGCCGTTTCTGTTATTGTTGGCCCTAAAGAAGGAGACACTCCAGACAGAGCGAAATACAGCCAA GGAATTAAGTTCTTCGAGCCAGAG ATAAAAGGCGATTCACCAGAAAAGGTAGAGTACATAGGAATGAGAAATTTGATCAAGGCCGTGAAGAACAACCTTGGACTTCGAAAGGGAAAGCTATTATTTGGATTTGAAG GCGAAAGTTACAGGCAGCTTTCTTGGGGCGCTTTAGATGATGTGGTAATGGGTGGAGTTAGTGAAAGTACTTTTCAGATTGATTCAAATGGTAGTGAAAATGGTGGACCAACCGGGGTTTTTAAAG GTGTTGTTTCATCGGCAAATAATGGTGGCTTTACAAGTATCAGAACAAAG AATTTTTCAGAACCTGAGGATCTCTCTGCATATGATGGTTTGGAGTTCCGTCTAAAAGGTGATGGGCGTAGATATAAGGTCATTATACGCACAAGCCCTGATTGGGATGCTCTTGGGTACACTGCAGGCTTTAACACAGAGAAAGGCAAATGGCAATCG ATTCAATTGCCATTTTCTTCCCTGAGGCCCATATTTCGAGCAAGGACTGTGTCTGATGCTCCGCAATTTGATGCCAGCAACATTGCATCACTGCAG CTCATGTTCAGCAAGTTTGAATATGATGGTAAATTAAACGAGACTTTTGCGGAAGGTCCGTTTGAGCTTCCAGTGTCTAGCATAAAGGCATATATAAATGATCCAATAACTCCTAG ATTTGTACATGTGGGCTCAGCGGGAGTTACCAGACCGGAAAGGCCCGGACTTGATCTAAGTAAACAGCCTCCTGCAGTTCGATTAAACAAGGAACTGGATTATATCCTCACATTTAAACTAAAG GGTGAGGATTCAATCCGAGAAAGTGGCATTCCATATACGATCGTTAGGCCTTGTGCGCTAACTGAAGAACCTGCTGGAGCTGATCTAATCTTTGATCAAGGAGATAATATTACG GGTAAAATATCAAGGGAAGAGGTTGCTCAAATGTGCGTAGCTGCACTTCAAAGCCCTTATGCTTGTGATAAAACATTTGAG GTGAAAAGTGTTATTCCGTTTAGCGAGCCATTTACGGTGGATCCCGAAAATCCTCCTCCAGAGAAGGACTATGACATATACTTTAAAAGTTTAAAAGAAGGCATAACTGGGAAGGAAGCCCTCCAACAAAATCCTATACCTGTTTAA